A window of the Dyadobacter pollutisoli genome harbors these coding sequences:
- a CDS encoding TolC family protein, whose translation MNPLLILINKRNLVLLLLLLGSNAFCKQAADSLNITLDSAIAIALKNSYEIEIAKNNVESNTILNNYGVAGGLPTVAANASNTEQITQVNQKLNDGTEISRNAAAGNNTQISLNVGILLYNGKRVVSTKKRLAELQNQSAEVLNSQIQNTIALVMTSYYDVVRQLSYVNTVRTSIQASEKRLEILKVRKEAGMANNADLFQAQIDLNTLNQTLMDQQMVAQVAKTELLRILTLDPKSAVSIQDSIRVDNNIQLDAILDRIKVNADVKAADHQIRINELIVRETAALRYPTVRFNTAYNYSRNQTAAGFTLLNRVLGPNAGLTLSIPIYSGSAFKRQQQVAEINTTNAELQKSSLVRDYNAGAVKMYQTYLSSLEQLETQKQNYNLSRQLLNLTLQRFELIQATIIDVREAQRSFEDAGYRMINLNYAAKAAEIELKRLSNTLQ comes from the coding sequence ATGAACCCGCTCCTGATTTTGATTAACAAAAGAAATTTAGTCCTCCTATTGCTGCTTTTGGGTAGCAATGCATTTTGTAAACAGGCCGCTGATAGTTTGAATATTACACTGGACAGTGCCATTGCAATTGCATTAAAAAACAGCTACGAAATAGAAATTGCAAAAAACAATGTGGAATCTAATACCATTCTCAATAACTATGGCGTCGCCGGTGGACTGCCAACTGTCGCCGCCAATGCATCCAACACAGAGCAAATAACCCAGGTTAATCAAAAACTGAACGACGGAACTGAAATCAGCCGGAATGCAGCGGCCGGTAATAATACCCAGATAAGTTTGAATGTTGGGATACTGCTTTACAATGGGAAACGTGTGGTATCGACCAAAAAACGACTGGCTGAACTGCAAAACCAGAGTGCAGAAGTACTTAACTCCCAGATTCAAAACACAATTGCACTGGTGATGACAAGTTATTATGACGTGGTACGGCAGCTAAGCTACGTCAACACCGTCCGTACCTCCATTCAGGCATCGGAAAAAAGGCTGGAAATCCTGAAAGTGCGCAAGGAAGCTGGTATGGCCAATAATGCTGATCTTTTCCAGGCCCAGATAGATTTGAATACATTGAACCAAACATTAATGGATCAGCAAATGGTAGCCCAGGTTGCCAAAACCGAACTTCTGAGAATACTCACATTGGACCCAAAATCTGCGGTTTCGATCCAAGACTCCATAAGGGTTGACAATAATATCCAGTTGGACGCCATTCTCGATCGCATCAAAGTGAACGCTGATGTGAAAGCAGCCGATCATCAGATCCGTATCAATGAACTGATCGTTCGTGAAACTGCCGCTCTAAGATACCCAACAGTGAGATTCAATACTGCTTACAACTATTCCAGGAACCAGACTGCGGCAGGCTTTACATTGCTCAACCGGGTTTTGGGGCCCAATGCAGGTCTCACGCTTTCCATACCGATTTATAGTGGTTCGGCTTTCAAACGTCAGCAACAGGTTGCGGAAATCAATACTACCAATGCTGAACTACAAAAGAGCTCGCTTGTGAGGGACTACAATGCGGGCGCAGTGAAAATGTACCAGACTTATCTGAGCTCTTTGGAACAACTGGAAACTCAAAAGCAGAATTACAACCTGAGCCGGCAGCTCCTTAATCTTACATTGCAACGCTTCGAGCTTATTCAGGCGACCATTATCGATGTCCGGGAAGCACAACGCAGCTTTGAAGACGCGGGTTACCGGATGATCAACCTTAACTATGCAGCAAAAGCAGCCGAGATCGAGCTAAAAAGATTGAGCAATACGCTCCAATAG